One Benincasa hispida cultivar B227 chromosome 5, ASM972705v1, whole genome shotgun sequence genomic window carries:
- the LOC120077714 gene encoding calmodulin-interacting protein 111 isoform X2, with protein MGFFPLLKKLQVWLSESSMVASGFTQGAIVSVALSKGGNNLKGFPLSLLADECGWHFGVDFGDSVIHEAGNYFALARIFSSSKELNDGVQLSTNLSFTLGCPTIGRVVFISPLKTYLCNDPLNDDGKLKSTEVESLRIYNCKELFLDLASSTNISTKDNLFSSSTTHLRKVHGCSENGNLTSPSTMLSASPKCDDVVSNLPSPCAHSLIKEALGDDTVRKTLQMIASNELYKRCLLCGNLVTIPVLSDLCTFHVRGGKGLSGCNDPYDSMHSGNDNHLQHCSSNEYVDCAFNIDKLTEVFINVQSTMVSETVQERVPSNVEPQNPNIRAKVKPKIWKLGGLSKEYSVLKDIIIASSLNSTLSSLGLQTTKGVLLHGPPGTGKTSLAQLSAHDAGVNLFSLNGPEIISQYHGESEQALHDVFKAASEAAPAVILIDELDAIAPARKDGGEELSQRIVATLLNLMDGINRSGGPLVIASTNRPDSIEPALRRPGRLDREIEIGVPSPNQRLDILHTILSEMEHSLSVVQVQHLAMVTHGFVGADLAALCNEAALVCIRRYHEFKVSSDCHSSGRSVIAEEQHKFIEVDYKANVDHMILEPVLSQDARSISSVCPNLESSSLSEHTSTSDPLACMSSNEVVADSEDIFNSFEIKGRLKIAFEDFEMARMKVRPSAMREVILEVPKVKWEDIGGQMEVKAQLMEAVEWPQKHQDAFKRIGTRPPTGVLMFGPPGCSKTLMARAVASEAGLNFLAVKGPELFSKWVGESEKAVRSLFAKARANAPSIVFFDEIDGLAVIRGKESDGVSVSDRVMSQLLVELDGLHQRVGVTVIAATNRPDKIDPALLRPGRFDRLLYVGPPNESEREEIFRIHLGKVPCSPDVSTRKLASLTQGCTGADISLICRESALFALEENLEASRINMQHLEIAARHVKPSETEPYRELSSRFQRLVCSSSQEVNVVCQQSRSHWFSFWPLVKSAVLLFSRVRHLLEGFK; from the exons ATGGGTTTCTTTCCTCTATTGAAGAAGCTTCAA GTTTGGCTTTCTGAATCTTCTATGGTTGCTTCTGGCTTCACCCAAGGGGCTATTGTCTCG GTAGCACTTTCCAAGGGAGGTAACAATTTAAAGGGCTTTCCTCTGTCCTTGTTAGCAGATGAATGTGGTTGGCACTTTGGGGTTGATTTTGGAGATTCAGTAATCCATGAAGCGGGAAATTACTTTGCTCTTGCGAGAATTTTCTCTTCTAGTAAG GAGTTAAATGATGGAGTGCAATTATCAACAAACCTCTCGTTTACCTTGGGTTGCCCTACAATTGGCCGTGTTGTGTTTATCTCCCCTTTAAAAACCTACCTATGCAATGATCCATTAAATGATGATGGTAAATTGAAGAGCACGGAAGTTGAATCTCTGAGAATATACAATTGTAAGGAACTGTTTCTGGATCTAGCTTCTTCAACCAATATATCAACAAAAGATAACTTATTCTCTTCCTCAACTACTCATTTAAGAAAGGTTCATGGTTGTAGtgaaaatggtaatttaacaTCCCCAAGCACCATGCTGTCTGCTTCTCCTAAATGTGATGACGTGGTATCGAATTTACCGAGTCCATGTGCTCACTCACTTATTAAGGAGGCCTTAGGAGATGATACCGTCAGAAAAACTCTACAGATGATTGCTTCCAatgagttgtataaacgttgtTTGCTGTGTGGTAATCTTGTAACTATCCCAGTGCTTTCAGATCTTTGTACATTTCATGTAAGGGGTGGTAAAGGACTGTCAGGATGTAATGACCCTTATGATTCTATGCACAGTGGAAATGACAATCATCTTCAACATTGTTCATCAAATGAATATGTGGATTGTGCTTTCAATATAGATAAGCTGACAGAAGTATTTATAAATGTTCAATCAACCATGGTCTCAGAGACAGTGCAAGAAAGAGTTCCATCAAATGTGGAACCTCAAAATCCAAATATTAGAGCTAAAGTAAAGCCTAAAATTTGGAAATTGGGTGGCCTTTCAAAAGAATATTCAGTTTTGAAGGATATTATAATTGCATCATCATTAAATAGCACCTTGTCAAG CCTCGGTTTACAAACCACAAAGGGAGTACTTCTTCATGGTCCTCCTGGTACTGGAAAAACTTCCTTGGCTCAATTATCTGCTCATGATGCTGGTGTCAACTTATTCTCTTTGAATGGACCTGAAATTATAAGTCAATATCATGGGGAAAGTGAACAGGCCTTGCATGATGTTTTTAAGGCGGCAAGTGAAGCTGCACCTGCTGTG ATATTAATTGATGAGTTGGATGCTATTGCGCCTGCAAGAAAAGATGGAGGTGAAGAGCTGTCTCAAAGAATTGTTGCTACATTGCTTAATCTAATGGATGGGATCAACCGAAGTGGTGGGCCACTTGTAATTGCTTCTACCAACAGACCTGATAGCATTGAGCCTGCACTAAGGCGGCCTGGGAGACTTGACCGGGAAATTGAAATAG GTGTGCCATCTCCCAACCAACGGTTGGATattctacatacaatactaagtGAAATGGAGCACTCTCTTTCAGTTGTGCAAGTTCAACATCTAGCTATGGTCACACATGGTTTTGTGGGTGCCGATTTGGCTGCCCTTTGCAATGAGGCTGCCTTAGTTTGTATAAGGCGTTATCATGAGTTTAAAGTTTCTTCTGATTGCCATAGTTCTGGTAGATCTGTTATAGCAGAAGAACAACACAAGTTTATTGAGGTGGATTACAAAGCCAATGTCGATCATATGATTTTGGAGCCTGTTCTCTCACAAGATGCAAGAAGTATATCAAGCGTTTGCCCAAACCTTGAGTCTTCATCACTCTCTGAACATACTTCTACATCTGACCCGCTAGCATGCATGTCCTCGAATGAAGTGGTTGCTGATagtgaggatatttttaactcTTTCGAAATCAAGGGTAGATTGAAGATTGCTTTTGAAGACTTTGAGATGGCTAGAATGAAAGTGAGGCCTAGTGCCATGCGAGAG GTCATACTTGAGGTTCCAAAGGTAAAATGGGAAGATATTGGTGGACAAATGGAGGTTAAGGCTCAATTAATGGAAGCAGTGGAATGGCCTCAAAAACATCAGGATGCATTCAAGCGAATAGGGACTCGACCTCCAACAGGAGTGTTAATGTTTGGTCCTCCTGGATGTAGCAAAACTCTCATGGCACGTGCTGTAGCTTCTGAGGCAGGACTAAATTTCCTTGCGGTGAAGGGCCCAGAACTTTTCAGCAAATGGGTTGGTGAATCTGAGAAGGCAGTTAGATCTCTGTTTGCCAAGGCAAGAGCTAATGCCCCATCAATCGTATTTTTTGATGAAATTGATGGTCTTGCTGTCATTCGTGGGAAGGAAAGTGATGGGGTTTCTGTCTCTGATCGAGTCATGAGTCAACTTCTTGTCGAATTGGATG gtttACATCAGAGAGTTGGTGTCACTGTCATTGCAGCTACCAATCGGCCAGATAAGATTGATCCAGCCCTTCTAAGGCCAG GACGTTTTGATCGGTTGCTATATGTTGGGCCCCCAAATGAATCTGAACGAGAAGAGATATTTCGTATCCATTTGGGCAAAGTTCCTTGCAGCCCAGATGTCAGTACGAGGAAGTTGGCTTCTCTTACTCAAGGGTGTACAGGGGCTGACATATCATTAATTTGCAGAGAATCAGCTTTATTCGCGCTTGAG GAGAATCTGGAGGCTTCAAGAATAAATATGCAACATTTAGAAATTGCAGCTAGACACGTGAAGCCATCTGAAACTGAACCTTACCGAGAATTATCATCTAGGTTTCAAAGGCTTGTTTGTTCTAGCTCACAAGAAGTTAATGTTGTGTGTCAGCAATCACGATCTCACTGGTTTTCTTTTTG GCCCCTTGTAAAATCAGCTGTGTTACTTTTTTCTCGTGTTCGTCACTTGCTTGAAGGCTTCAAATGA
- the LOC120077714 gene encoding calmodulin-interacting protein 111 isoform X3, translated as MPSKGKKNLKTFSRLSDSNHSQSPVPRLTIPPASEVFEDGFLSSIEEASSKYPSLIGKSAFVARVTNAPVQSTGCKVWLSESSMVASGFTQGAIVSVALSKGGNNLKGFPLSLLADECGWHFGVDFGDSVIHEAGNYFALARIFSSSKELNDGVQLSTNLSFTLGCPTIGRVVFISPLKTYLCNDPLNDDGKLKSTEVESLRIYNCKELFLDLASSTNISTKDNLFSSSTTHLRKVHGCSENGNLTSPSTMLSASPKCDDVVSNLPSPCAHSLIKEALGDDTVRKTLQMIASNELYKRCLLCGNLVTIPVLSDLCTFHVRGGKGLSGCNDPYDSMHSGNDNHLQHCSSNEYVDCAFNIDKLTEVFINVQSTMVSETVQERVPSNVEPQNPNIRAKVKPKIWKLGGLSKEYSVLKDIIIASSLNSTLSSLGLQTTKGVLLHGPPGTGKTSLAQLSAHDAGVNLFSLNGPEIISQYHGESEQALHDVFKAASEAAPAVILIDELDAIAPARKDGGEELSQRIVATLLNLMDGINRSGGPLVIASTNRPDSIEPALRRPGRLDREIEIGVPSPNQRLDILHTILSEMEHSLSVVQVQHLAMVTHGFVGADLAALCNEAALVCIRRYHEFKVSSDCHSSGRSVIAEEQHKFIEVDYKANVDHMILEPVLSQDARSISSVCPNLESSSLSEHTSTSDPLACMSSNEVVADSEDIFNSFEIKGRLKIAFEDFEMARMKVRPSAMREVILEVPKVKWEDIGGQMEVKAQLMEAVEWPQKHQDAFKRIGTRPPTGVLMFGPPGCSKTLMARAVASEAGLNFLAVKGPELFSKWVGESEKAVRSLFAKVYIRELVSLSLQLPIGQIRLIQPF; from the exons ATGCCgtcaaaggggaagaagaactTAAAGACATTCTCTAGATTGTCAGATTCAAACCACTCTCAATCTCCAGTGCCACGATTGACAATACCTCCTGCCTCCGAAGTTTTTGAAGATGGGTTTCTTTCCTCTATTGAAGAAGCTTCAAGTAAATATCCTTCTTTGATTGGTAAATCTGCTTTTGTTGCGAGAGTTACTAATGCTCCAGTTCAATCTACTGGCTGTAAGGTTTGGCTTTCTGAATCTTCTATGGTTGCTTCTGGCTTCACCCAAGGGGCTATTGTCTCG GTAGCACTTTCCAAGGGAGGTAACAATTTAAAGGGCTTTCCTCTGTCCTTGTTAGCAGATGAATGTGGTTGGCACTTTGGGGTTGATTTTGGAGATTCAGTAATCCATGAAGCGGGAAATTACTTTGCTCTTGCGAGAATTTTCTCTTCTAGTAAG GAGTTAAATGATGGAGTGCAATTATCAACAAACCTCTCGTTTACCTTGGGTTGCCCTACAATTGGCCGTGTTGTGTTTATCTCCCCTTTAAAAACCTACCTATGCAATGATCCATTAAATGATGATGGTAAATTGAAGAGCACGGAAGTTGAATCTCTGAGAATATACAATTGTAAGGAACTGTTTCTGGATCTAGCTTCTTCAACCAATATATCAACAAAAGATAACTTATTCTCTTCCTCAACTACTCATTTAAGAAAGGTTCATGGTTGTAGtgaaaatggtaatttaacaTCCCCAAGCACCATGCTGTCTGCTTCTCCTAAATGTGATGACGTGGTATCGAATTTACCGAGTCCATGTGCTCACTCACTTATTAAGGAGGCCTTAGGAGATGATACCGTCAGAAAAACTCTACAGATGATTGCTTCCAatgagttgtataaacgttgtTTGCTGTGTGGTAATCTTGTAACTATCCCAGTGCTTTCAGATCTTTGTACATTTCATGTAAGGGGTGGTAAAGGACTGTCAGGATGTAATGACCCTTATGATTCTATGCACAGTGGAAATGACAATCATCTTCAACATTGTTCATCAAATGAATATGTGGATTGTGCTTTCAATATAGATAAGCTGACAGAAGTATTTATAAATGTTCAATCAACCATGGTCTCAGAGACAGTGCAAGAAAGAGTTCCATCAAATGTGGAACCTCAAAATCCAAATATTAGAGCTAAAGTAAAGCCTAAAATTTGGAAATTGGGTGGCCTTTCAAAAGAATATTCAGTTTTGAAGGATATTATAATTGCATCATCATTAAATAGCACCTTGTCAAG CCTCGGTTTACAAACCACAAAGGGAGTACTTCTTCATGGTCCTCCTGGTACTGGAAAAACTTCCTTGGCTCAATTATCTGCTCATGATGCTGGTGTCAACTTATTCTCTTTGAATGGACCTGAAATTATAAGTCAATATCATGGGGAAAGTGAACAGGCCTTGCATGATGTTTTTAAGGCGGCAAGTGAAGCTGCACCTGCTGTG ATATTAATTGATGAGTTGGATGCTATTGCGCCTGCAAGAAAAGATGGAGGTGAAGAGCTGTCTCAAAGAATTGTTGCTACATTGCTTAATCTAATGGATGGGATCAACCGAAGTGGTGGGCCACTTGTAATTGCTTCTACCAACAGACCTGATAGCATTGAGCCTGCACTAAGGCGGCCTGGGAGACTTGACCGGGAAATTGAAATAG GTGTGCCATCTCCCAACCAACGGTTGGATattctacatacaatactaagtGAAATGGAGCACTCTCTTTCAGTTGTGCAAGTTCAACATCTAGCTATGGTCACACATGGTTTTGTGGGTGCCGATTTGGCTGCCCTTTGCAATGAGGCTGCCTTAGTTTGTATAAGGCGTTATCATGAGTTTAAAGTTTCTTCTGATTGCCATAGTTCTGGTAGATCTGTTATAGCAGAAGAACAACACAAGTTTATTGAGGTGGATTACAAAGCCAATGTCGATCATATGATTTTGGAGCCTGTTCTCTCACAAGATGCAAGAAGTATATCAAGCGTTTGCCCAAACCTTGAGTCTTCATCACTCTCTGAACATACTTCTACATCTGACCCGCTAGCATGCATGTCCTCGAATGAAGTGGTTGCTGATagtgaggatatttttaactcTTTCGAAATCAAGGGTAGATTGAAGATTGCTTTTGAAGACTTTGAGATGGCTAGAATGAAAGTGAGGCCTAGTGCCATGCGAGAG GTCATACTTGAGGTTCCAAAGGTAAAATGGGAAGATATTGGTGGACAAATGGAGGTTAAGGCTCAATTAATGGAAGCAGTGGAATGGCCTCAAAAACATCAGGATGCATTCAAGCGAATAGGGACTCGACCTCCAACAGGAGTGTTAATGTTTGGTCCTCCTGGATGTAGCAAAACTCTCATGGCACGTGCTGTAGCTTCTGAGGCAGGACTAAATTTCCTTGCGGTGAAGGGCCCAGAACTTTTCAGCAAATGGGTTGGTGAATCTGAGAAGGCAGTTAGATCTCTGTTTGCCAAG gtttACATCAGAGAGTTGGTGTCACTGTCATTGCAGCTACCAATCGGCCAGATAAGATTGATCCAGCCCTTCTAA
- the LOC120077714 gene encoding calmodulin-interacting protein 111 isoform X1: MPSKGKKNLKTFSRLSDSNHSQSPVPRLTIPPASEVFEDGFLSSIEEASSKYPSLIGKSAFVARVTNAPVQSTGCKVWLSESSMVASGFTQGAIVSVALSKGGNNLKGFPLSLLADECGWHFGVDFGDSVIHEAGNYFALARIFSSSKELNDGVQLSTNLSFTLGCPTIGRVVFISPLKTYLCNDPLNDDGKLKSTEVESLRIYNCKELFLDLASSTNISTKDNLFSSSTTHLRKVHGCSENGNLTSPSTMLSASPKCDDVVSNLPSPCAHSLIKEALGDDTVRKTLQMIASNELYKRCLLCGNLVTIPVLSDLCTFHVRGGKGLSGCNDPYDSMHSGNDNHLQHCSSNEYVDCAFNIDKLTEVFINVQSTMVSETVQERVPSNVEPQNPNIRAKVKPKIWKLGGLSKEYSVLKDIIIASSLNSTLSSLGLQTTKGVLLHGPPGTGKTSLAQLSAHDAGVNLFSLNGPEIISQYHGESEQALHDVFKAASEAAPAVILIDELDAIAPARKDGGEELSQRIVATLLNLMDGINRSGGPLVIASTNRPDSIEPALRRPGRLDREIEIGVPSPNQRLDILHTILSEMEHSLSVVQVQHLAMVTHGFVGADLAALCNEAALVCIRRYHEFKVSSDCHSSGRSVIAEEQHKFIEVDYKANVDHMILEPVLSQDARSISSVCPNLESSSLSEHTSTSDPLACMSSNEVVADSEDIFNSFEIKGRLKIAFEDFEMARMKVRPSAMREVILEVPKVKWEDIGGQMEVKAQLMEAVEWPQKHQDAFKRIGTRPPTGVLMFGPPGCSKTLMARAVASEAGLNFLAVKGPELFSKWVGESEKAVRSLFAKARANAPSIVFFDEIDGLAVIRGKESDGVSVSDRVMSQLLVELDGLHQRVGVTVIAATNRPDKIDPALLRPGRFDRLLYVGPPNESEREEIFRIHLGKVPCSPDVSTRKLASLTQGCTGADISLICRESALFALEENLEASRINMQHLEIAARHVKPSETEPYRELSSRFQRLVCSSSQEVNVVCQQSRSHWFSFWPLVKSAVLLFSRVRHLLEGFK; this comes from the exons ATGCCgtcaaaggggaagaagaactTAAAGACATTCTCTAGATTGTCAGATTCAAACCACTCTCAATCTCCAGTGCCACGATTGACAATACCTCCTGCCTCCGAAGTTTTTGAAGATGGGTTTCTTTCCTCTATTGAAGAAGCTTCAAGTAAATATCCTTCTTTGATTGGTAAATCTGCTTTTGTTGCGAGAGTTACTAATGCTCCAGTTCAATCTACTGGCTGTAAGGTTTGGCTTTCTGAATCTTCTATGGTTGCTTCTGGCTTCACCCAAGGGGCTATTGTCTCG GTAGCACTTTCCAAGGGAGGTAACAATTTAAAGGGCTTTCCTCTGTCCTTGTTAGCAGATGAATGTGGTTGGCACTTTGGGGTTGATTTTGGAGATTCAGTAATCCATGAAGCGGGAAATTACTTTGCTCTTGCGAGAATTTTCTCTTCTAGTAAG GAGTTAAATGATGGAGTGCAATTATCAACAAACCTCTCGTTTACCTTGGGTTGCCCTACAATTGGCCGTGTTGTGTTTATCTCCCCTTTAAAAACCTACCTATGCAATGATCCATTAAATGATGATGGTAAATTGAAGAGCACGGAAGTTGAATCTCTGAGAATATACAATTGTAAGGAACTGTTTCTGGATCTAGCTTCTTCAACCAATATATCAACAAAAGATAACTTATTCTCTTCCTCAACTACTCATTTAAGAAAGGTTCATGGTTGTAGtgaaaatggtaatttaacaTCCCCAAGCACCATGCTGTCTGCTTCTCCTAAATGTGATGACGTGGTATCGAATTTACCGAGTCCATGTGCTCACTCACTTATTAAGGAGGCCTTAGGAGATGATACCGTCAGAAAAACTCTACAGATGATTGCTTCCAatgagttgtataaacgttgtTTGCTGTGTGGTAATCTTGTAACTATCCCAGTGCTTTCAGATCTTTGTACATTTCATGTAAGGGGTGGTAAAGGACTGTCAGGATGTAATGACCCTTATGATTCTATGCACAGTGGAAATGACAATCATCTTCAACATTGTTCATCAAATGAATATGTGGATTGTGCTTTCAATATAGATAAGCTGACAGAAGTATTTATAAATGTTCAATCAACCATGGTCTCAGAGACAGTGCAAGAAAGAGTTCCATCAAATGTGGAACCTCAAAATCCAAATATTAGAGCTAAAGTAAAGCCTAAAATTTGGAAATTGGGTGGCCTTTCAAAAGAATATTCAGTTTTGAAGGATATTATAATTGCATCATCATTAAATAGCACCTTGTCAAG CCTCGGTTTACAAACCACAAAGGGAGTACTTCTTCATGGTCCTCCTGGTACTGGAAAAACTTCCTTGGCTCAATTATCTGCTCATGATGCTGGTGTCAACTTATTCTCTTTGAATGGACCTGAAATTATAAGTCAATATCATGGGGAAAGTGAACAGGCCTTGCATGATGTTTTTAAGGCGGCAAGTGAAGCTGCACCTGCTGTG ATATTAATTGATGAGTTGGATGCTATTGCGCCTGCAAGAAAAGATGGAGGTGAAGAGCTGTCTCAAAGAATTGTTGCTACATTGCTTAATCTAATGGATGGGATCAACCGAAGTGGTGGGCCACTTGTAATTGCTTCTACCAACAGACCTGATAGCATTGAGCCTGCACTAAGGCGGCCTGGGAGACTTGACCGGGAAATTGAAATAG GTGTGCCATCTCCCAACCAACGGTTGGATattctacatacaatactaagtGAAATGGAGCACTCTCTTTCAGTTGTGCAAGTTCAACATCTAGCTATGGTCACACATGGTTTTGTGGGTGCCGATTTGGCTGCCCTTTGCAATGAGGCTGCCTTAGTTTGTATAAGGCGTTATCATGAGTTTAAAGTTTCTTCTGATTGCCATAGTTCTGGTAGATCTGTTATAGCAGAAGAACAACACAAGTTTATTGAGGTGGATTACAAAGCCAATGTCGATCATATGATTTTGGAGCCTGTTCTCTCACAAGATGCAAGAAGTATATCAAGCGTTTGCCCAAACCTTGAGTCTTCATCACTCTCTGAACATACTTCTACATCTGACCCGCTAGCATGCATGTCCTCGAATGAAGTGGTTGCTGATagtgaggatatttttaactcTTTCGAAATCAAGGGTAGATTGAAGATTGCTTTTGAAGACTTTGAGATGGCTAGAATGAAAGTGAGGCCTAGTGCCATGCGAGAG GTCATACTTGAGGTTCCAAAGGTAAAATGGGAAGATATTGGTGGACAAATGGAGGTTAAGGCTCAATTAATGGAAGCAGTGGAATGGCCTCAAAAACATCAGGATGCATTCAAGCGAATAGGGACTCGACCTCCAACAGGAGTGTTAATGTTTGGTCCTCCTGGATGTAGCAAAACTCTCATGGCACGTGCTGTAGCTTCTGAGGCAGGACTAAATTTCCTTGCGGTGAAGGGCCCAGAACTTTTCAGCAAATGGGTTGGTGAATCTGAGAAGGCAGTTAGATCTCTGTTTGCCAAGGCAAGAGCTAATGCCCCATCAATCGTATTTTTTGATGAAATTGATGGTCTTGCTGTCATTCGTGGGAAGGAAAGTGATGGGGTTTCTGTCTCTGATCGAGTCATGAGTCAACTTCTTGTCGAATTGGATG gtttACATCAGAGAGTTGGTGTCACTGTCATTGCAGCTACCAATCGGCCAGATAAGATTGATCCAGCCCTTCTAAGGCCAG GACGTTTTGATCGGTTGCTATATGTTGGGCCCCCAAATGAATCTGAACGAGAAGAGATATTTCGTATCCATTTGGGCAAAGTTCCTTGCAGCCCAGATGTCAGTACGAGGAAGTTGGCTTCTCTTACTCAAGGGTGTACAGGGGCTGACATATCATTAATTTGCAGAGAATCAGCTTTATTCGCGCTTGAG GAGAATCTGGAGGCTTCAAGAATAAATATGCAACATTTAGAAATTGCAGCTAGACACGTGAAGCCATCTGAAACTGAACCTTACCGAGAATTATCATCTAGGTTTCAAAGGCTTGTTTGTTCTAGCTCACAAGAAGTTAATGTTGTGTGTCAGCAATCACGATCTCACTGGTTTTCTTTTTG GCCCCTTGTAAAATCAGCTGTGTTACTTTTTTCTCGTGTTCGTCACTTGCTTGAAGGCTTCAAATGA